Proteins found in one Zea mays cultivar B73 chromosome 1, Zm-B73-REFERENCE-NAM-5.0, whole genome shotgun sequence genomic segment:
- the LOC118476050 gene encoding photosystem I assembly protein Ycf3 produces MPRSRINGNFIDKTSIVANILLQIISTTSGEKRSFTYYRDGMLAQSEGNYVEALQNYYEATRLEIDPYDRSYILYNIGLIHTSNGECTKALEYYFRTLERNPFLPQAFNNMVVICHYRGEQTIVQGDSEIAEAWFDQADEYWKHAITLTPGNYIEAQNWLKITKRFEFE; encoded by the exons ATGCCTAGATCTCGTATAAATGGAAATTTCATTGATAAGACCTCGATTGTAGCCAATATTTTACTGCAAATAATTTCGACAACCTCCGGGGAGAAAAGGTCATTTACTTATTATAGAGATGGT ATGTTGGCTCAATCCGAAGGAAATTATGTGGAAGCTTTGCAAAATTATTATGAAGCTACGCGACTAGAAATTGATCCCTATGATCGAAGTTATATACTATATAACATAGGCCTTATACACACAAGCAATGGAGAGTGTACAAAGGCTTTGGAATATTATTTCCGGACGCTAGAACGAAACCCCTTCTTACCGCAAGCTTTTAATAATATGGTCGTGATCTGTCATT ACCGAGGAGAACAGACCATTGTACAGGGCGATTCGGAAATTGCGGAAGCTTGGTTTGATCAAGCTGATGAGTATTGGAAACATGCTATAACGCTTACTCCAGGAAATTATATTGAAGCACAGAACTGGTTAAAGATTACGAAGCGCTTTGAATTTGAATAA